Proteins encoded within one genomic window of Granulicella pectinivorans:
- the cas2 gene encoding CRISPR-associated endonuclease Cas2 → MLVLVSYDVSTRDEAGRRRLRRVARLCEDRGQRVQNSVFECLVDAAQWVTFRASLVKEADAQQDSLRFYFLGNEWKRRVEHVGAKPSYDPQGPMIL, encoded by the coding sequence GTGCTCGTTTTAGTCAGCTATGATGTGAGCACACGGGACGAAGCTGGCCGCCGAAGGCTGCGACGCGTTGCCAGACTATGTGAGGATCGCGGGCAACGCGTGCAGAACTCAGTATTCGAATGCCTCGTCGATGCAGCCCAGTGGGTCACTTTCCGCGCCTCGCTAGTCAAGGAGGCGGACGCGCAACAGGATAGTCTGCGCTTTTACTTTCTTGGAAACGAATGGAAACGGCGCGTAGAACATGTAGGCGCCAAACCCTCGTATGACCCGCAAGGCCCCATGATTCTATGA
- the cas1c gene encoding type I-C CRISPR-associated endonuclease Cas1c, with the protein MRKLLNTLHVMTQGAYLHRDGETVSVRVNAEYKLRIPVHTLEGLVCWGQVSCSPPVLALCCEQGVCITFLTEQGRFLARVNGPVSGNVLLRRQQYRMSDGGEAALPLVRSIVTAKIANSRTVLMRAARESADSERQLALREAASRLLWIGLDANRAASIDEARGHEGLAGQIYFSTFDAMIAGEPEAFHFGGRSRRPPLDRVNALLSFVYALLRHDIESALESVGLDPAVGFLHTDRPGRPSLALDMMEELRSSLADRLVLTLINRRQVQSDDFTLQDGGGVLLEEATRKAVVAAWQTRKQEEIEHPFLNERIPLGLVPYTQALLLARHIRGGLDGYPAFLWR; encoded by the coding sequence ATGCGCAAACTCCTCAATACGCTGCATGTCATGACACAGGGTGCCTATCTTCATCGAGACGGCGAAACCGTATCGGTCAGGGTGAATGCAGAGTACAAACTACGCATTCCTGTCCACACGTTAGAGGGCCTTGTCTGCTGGGGCCAAGTCTCCTGCTCTCCGCCCGTACTCGCGCTCTGCTGCGAACAAGGGGTGTGCATCACCTTCCTCACAGAGCAAGGGCGCTTTCTGGCGCGCGTCAACGGCCCGGTCAGCGGCAACGTCCTGCTCCGTCGCCAGCAGTATCGTATGTCCGACGGAGGCGAAGCGGCCCTCCCTCTGGTTCGGAGCATCGTCACCGCCAAGATTGCTAACAGCCGCACCGTGCTCATGCGCGCCGCGCGAGAGAGCGCCGACAGCGAGCGCCAACTCGCCCTGCGCGAAGCCGCAAGCCGCCTCTTGTGGATTGGACTCGATGCAAACCGTGCCGCTTCGATCGACGAGGCACGTGGTCATGAAGGGCTGGCCGGACAGATCTACTTCTCGACCTTCGACGCCATGATCGCCGGAGAGCCGGAGGCCTTTCACTTTGGCGGACGCTCCCGTCGCCCTCCGCTAGACCGTGTCAACGCTCTGCTTTCCTTCGTCTACGCCCTATTGCGCCACGATATCGAGTCTGCGCTTGAGTCCGTGGGTCTGGACCCAGCTGTCGGATTCCTGCACACCGACCGCCCCGGCCGGCCAAGCCTCGCGCTTGACATGATGGAAGAGCTGCGCAGTTCGCTGGCCGATCGCCTGGTACTGACGCTCATCAATCGTCGCCAGGTGCAGTCCGACGACTTCACTCTGCAGGATGGAGGGGGCGTGCTACTGGAAGAAGCCACGCGCAAGGCTGTCGTGGCCGCATGGCAGACACGCAAACAGGAGGAGATTGAGCACCCCTTCCTGAATGAACGCATCCCGCTTGGTCTCGTCCCCTACACGCAGGCCCTGCTCTTGGCCAGGCACATTCGCGGCGGCCTCGATGGCTACCCAGCCTTTCTCTGGAGGTAA
- the cas4 gene encoding CRISPR-associated protein Cas4, with protein MFEASPMTVLQEPLPLSGLQHLAFCPRQWALIHLEQAWAENRLTAEGRLLHERADLPGQVRRRDLRTVRGLALESRRLRLTGRADVVEFRPEPFPVEYKRGKRKPTDCDLVQLCAQALCLEEMLACAVPRGAIFYGEPRRRIDVDFTPELRARTETLAATMHGLYDARITPPAQPSRHCRSCSLVDVCLPESTATTAVAARWQAAQLRALRQSE; from the coding sequence ATGTTTGAAGCCTCACCCATGACGGTGCTGCAGGAGCCCCTGCCTCTCAGTGGCTTGCAACATCTTGCCTTCTGCCCACGTCAGTGGGCGCTCATCCACCTGGAGCAGGCGTGGGCGGAGAACCGGTTGACCGCCGAAGGCCGCCTGCTGCACGAGCGTGCGGACCTTCCTGGACAGGTGCGCAGGCGTGATCTGCGCACCGTACGCGGTCTCGCGCTCGAAAGCCGCCGCTTGCGGCTGACCGGCCGGGCCGATGTCGTCGAGTTCCGTCCGGAGCCCTTTCCCGTAGAGTACAAACGCGGCAAGCGCAAGCCGACCGACTGCGACCTAGTACAGCTCTGCGCGCAGGCTCTTTGTCTTGAAGAGATGCTTGCCTGCGCCGTGCCGCGCGGTGCCATCTTTTATGGTGAGCCACGCCGGCGCATCGACGTGGACTTTACACCGGAGCTTCGCGCCCGGACCGAAACGTTAGCGGCTACGATGCACGGTCTCTATGACGCACGCATCACGCCGCCCGCACAACCAAGCAGGCACTGCCGCAGTTGCTCCCTGGTCGACGTATGCCTGCCGGAGTCCACAGCAACCACCGCTGTTGCCGCGCGCTGGCAGGCCGCCCAACTTCGCGCGTTGCGCCAAAGCGAGTAA